AAGAACACGGACTCTCGCTTATTCTAAGACTAAATTCATTCACTAACGGACAAACTCCCCTGTCCTGGGTCGGTTGTCCTGGAAAATCGTCCTGATTTTCCCACGCTCATTTCATTAAGTCTTAAATATTTCGCTTCCGTACGGTTCTTCAGTTCAATTAATGGGGTTTATTTAAAACAAATACAAATTTTATGGTTAAATGACGTCTAAATATCTACGATTTTTATATTTTAGAAAAAGAACCTATTTTTTAGTAAATGGATATTGTTAGTACTGAATTGATTTTCCCTTACTGCTAAAAAGGGGGACTATAGATACCTTGTATCTTTCGTATTATACTATCCTTATGGACATGCTAAAAATCATCGAAGCGCGAACATCAGTAAGAGCCTACTCTAATCAAGTGGTTGAGGCAGACAAACAAAAGGAACTAATGGATTTCCTTGCCAATAATAATATCGGCCCGTTTGGTAATGAGGTTCGATTTGATTTGGTCGATATGACCGGCAAAGACCTAAGTCAACTGAAAGCTCTTGGTACGTATGGAGTTATAACCAATGCTCATATTTATCTTGCGGGTGCTGTTGCTGCAGATAAAAACAACATGGAAGATTTTGGTTATTGTATGGAAGGCGCTATCCTCAAGGCTACAGAGTTGGGGCTGGGCACTTGCTGGCTTGGTGGATTCCTGAACCGTAGTGAATTCGGAGAAAAAATCGAGCTTTTGCCTTCGGAAATACTACCAGCGGTGACACCATTGGGTTATCGCGCAAGCAGAACCACGGTGCGTGATCGTATGATTCGTAAATTAGTTAATTCAAGTAGCAGAAAGCCTTTTGAGGAGTTGTTCTTTCTGGTAGACAACAAGACACCATTATCATCTGGCGGTGCAAGTACTTATGAACCGGTTCTAGCTGCTGTGCGGATGGCGCCTTCAGCATCGAATAAGCAACCTTGGAGAATCATTAAAGATAAACAGCAGGATACCTTTCATCTCTTTCTTGATGAAGACAAGGCTTACAGTCAGCGCTTTCCTGGGGTTGAACTTCAGCGGCTGGATATGGGCATTGCTATGTGCCATTTTGCACTTGCTGCACAAGCCAAAGGACTTAAAGGAAAGTGGACCGTGAAGCCACCCATTCTGGATGTTGGAAACTGGGTCTATATTGCTAGCTGGATGTAGTACTGTTTTTGCCAATTCTGGTCGTGTGACCATAATTTAATTTTTTCAGTAGCTCCACTATTTTTACTATATATAACCCATTGTGTGTATAGATTGTGTAAAAAATAGTCATAAAATTATACACGTTATTGATTTATGTATAAAATTCGGGGAAAGATAAGTATATAAACTGAAATATATTTCACAAACACTATGTTTATTGTACGCCATTTGGGGTACAACGGAATACATAAGGAGAAAATATTATGACTAAGACAACAATAGACAGATTAAAGACTGCTAGAGTTAGCGCCAGAATGGACTATGACCTAAAAAATAAAGCTGAAATTGTATTGCATAAATTGGGGATCTCTTCATCAGAAGCTATTAATATGTTTTTTGCAAAAATATTAACTGAAGGCGGAATTCCTTTTGAGCTAAAATTACCTAAAGAAACAATGGAGGCAATACAAGATGCTAAGGAAGGAAAGAATATAGAGGGATTTAATTCTGCTAAGGAATTGTTTAAAGATTTAGGAATATGAGGAAAATACAAACACATAGCCCACTGGCATACATGCACTCGTAAGTTTCGGCTTGGCAGCCTGTTAAACTTGACTATCGTCTAATTATCGTCTAATATAAGGCTAATTATGTTTGTTCCTAAATATACTATTACGAGTAAGTTATTGTTAAACATTAAACGTATTTCAATCCTTATATTTGAATTAAACTCAAAACAATACAATTCAATCGTTTTAACTAAAATGGAAAGTTCGGCACGTGAAATATCTGCTTTTTCTTCAACAAGTATTGAGGGTAACCCGCTTCCATTAACAGAAGTTAAGAGAATACTAAAGAATAAACCTCAAAATTTAAGAGACAGCGAACAAGAAATTATCAATTATAATGACACTCTTATAAATATGAAGGATTATATAAGTCAAAGTATTATAGGTTTTGATCTCTCTTTAATATTGAAAATTCACAAAGGAGTAACCAGTAAGCTACTTAATAAATTTCAAATTGGTAAGCTAAGACAAGAGTCTGTTTTTGTTAATGATCCCAAAAAACGTCAGACAATATATTTACCACCAGATCACGCTGATATAAAAAAGCAACTGGAGGAACTTATAATTTTTGCTAATACAAATAAATCGTTAATAGATCCGTTAATTTTAGCTGGAATATTTCATAAACAATTTGTGATTATCCATCCTTTTGTTGATGGTAATGGCAGGACTGCTCGTTTAGTAACAAAACTTATATTGGCAACCATGGGGCTTAATACTTTTAATTTATTTAGTTTCGAGAATTACTATAATAATAATGTTAGTAAATATTTTGAAATGGTTGGGATTAAAGGAAATTATTATGAGATTAAAGATGCTGTGGATTTTACCCCTTGGCTTGAGTATTTTACTGACGGAATCATAGATGAGTTATTGAGAGTTGGACAAGAATTAAAGACGTCAGCATTAACGCCAGATACGGAACTCAAGGACTACCATCATCAAATATTAAATTACATAAATAAGCATGGATATATTACTGATAAAGACTACGCACGGCTTACCATAAGAGCAAAGCCAACCAGAAACATTGATTTTAATAAACTCATTAAACAAGGCTACATTGAAAGATTAGGGAAAGGTCGAGCTACTTACTATAAAAATGTTGTTAAATAAATTGTCTGCCCCACTTGTTGGTGAAGAGCCAAAAAACATAAAAAAAGATTCAATTGCTTAGGTATTAAGTGAATTTCTAACAATT
This DNA window, taken from Candidatus Margulisiibacteriota bacterium, encodes the following:
- a CDS encoding nitroreductase family protein — its product is MDMLKIIEARTSVRAYSNQVVEADKQKELMDFLANNNIGPFGNEVRFDLVDMTGKDLSQLKALGTYGVITNAHIYLAGAVAADKNNMEDFGYCMEGAILKATELGLGTCWLGGFLNRSEFGEKIELLPSEILPAVTPLGYRASRTTVRDRMIRKLVNSSSRKPFEELFFLVDNKTPLSSGGASTYEPVLAAVRMAPSASNKQPWRIIKDKQQDTFHLFLDEDKAYSQRFPGVELQRLDMGIAMCHFALAAQAKGLKGKWTVKPPILDVGNWVYIASWM
- a CDS encoding type II toxin-antitoxin system RelB/DinJ family antitoxin, whose protein sequence is MTKTTIDRLKTARVSARMDYDLKNKAEIVLHKLGISSSEAINMFFAKILTEGGIPFELKLPKETMEAIQDAKEGKNIEGFNSAKELFKDLGI
- a CDS encoding Fic family protein, which encodes MFVPKYTITSKLLLNIKRISILIFELNSKQYNSIVLTKMESSAREISAFSSTSIEGNPLPLTEVKRILKNKPQNLRDSEQEIINYNDTLINMKDYISQSIIGFDLSLILKIHKGVTSKLLNKFQIGKLRQESVFVNDPKKRQTIYLPPDHADIKKQLEELIIFANTNKSLIDPLILAGIFHKQFVIIHPFVDGNGRTARLVTKLILATMGLNTFNLFSFENYYNNNVSKYFEMVGIKGNYYEIKDAVDFTPWLEYFTDGIIDELLRVGQELKTSALTPDTELKDYHHQILNYINKHGYITDKDYARLTIRAKPTRNIDFNKLIKQGYIERLGKGRATYYKNVVK